The Oscillatoria salina IIICB1 DNA segment CGCCAGGAGCAATATTAGCTTTTTCTGTTGCGCTTGCGATAGCACAAACCACCAATTGCTAACAAGCCTAAAGCTCCGGTCATCCCAGGTTCGGGAACTGATTGGGGAGGAGTGTAAGGAGTTTCGGGAGTTTCGGGAGTTTCGGGAGTTTCGGGAGTTTCAGGAACTTCCGCAACATACTCAGTGGAAGTTCCGAGTAATTTGCTGCTACCTTCGCGATTTGCACCTACACTCTTGAGACGAACGCCAAAGTCTTGTAAGGAGAACTGACTGAGAGTTAAGTTTGTCGAGTTGTGAGAAAGAATGAAGCTTGCTTCTTGATAGTCATCTCCAGGACTTGCACCACCACCACCAAAGGCTACACCAATGTCAAAAGCTACGTCATCTCCTCGGTTTCGACCGCCACCATTAAGATTGTTATATTGACCGCCAACTTTGCTGACTGAGTTAGCGTTAAATTCGGTAGCACTGATGTCAACGCCGTTGAGTCCAGCTACAGAAAGCCCAGATAAGAGCGAATCGTCACTAATATTGAAGTAAAGTCCGGTAATATCTGCGATATAACCCTCACCTACTTTAACTGTGAATAAAAGATCGCCTTCTCCTAAACCATCTGCTGTATCGGAAACAGAAATATCTACTTCTGCTGCATCGCCAGTAAATTGATCGAAGCTGAAATCTAAGTTGGCTGCATTAGCAGCAGAGGAAGAAGCTAATGTCAAACCAGCCGCCAAAACAGCAGCACCAACTAATTTAGATAAATTGCTTTTCATCTGAGTATCTTTTTGCTTGCTCTTGGTTTCTACATTTAATCTAAACAATTTTTCTTGATTTGTCTCTAGTTTTGAGCAAGGTTCATTGAATCTTTAAAAATAGCACCTTAGTTGGTTTTCTCTTTATATTTAGTTGGTTTTACTGAACTCTTAGAATCTTTAGTTAACAAATAAGTATATTTAAGTATTTGCTGCCAGGAAATTGAGTATTTTTAATGGGGCGTAAAGGCTGAAGAGGTTGATTTTAAGTAGCTGATAGTTAATTTTTGCAGCTTAGGTTAGGAAACCCTAAGTAGTACCTACATTCCAGAATCAGTGACGCGCCAACTCAATTTTAGGTTAAACCAAAAATTCCAGAGAGTGACAGCCGCGATCGCGACTAGCTTTGCTAAATACTCGTTAAAGCCAAAGACGTTAAACAATAAATTGACCAACAAGACATTTAATGTCAAGCCCGACAAGCAAATTAAATTAAATTTTAATAATCTTTTGCTGCGCTTCTGCCAGCCTCGTTGCTGACGAGAAATATCTCCGAATGTCCAGAGGTCATTCCCAAAAAAGTTGTTGATAATTGCAACTTCTGCTGATAAAATTGCGCTGCGAGTCAACCCCAAACCAATTAATTCTCGTAAGAGAAAAAACACAGCCAAATCGACAAATACACCACTAAAACCAACTACACCAAAACGGAAAAATCGACGTAGAGGCCAAAGGGAAAAGCGCAAGCGTAACAAATGTTGGAGATATTCTACATATTGCTTCCAAGTAACTTTACTTTCCCCAGCATGACGTTCTTGAAACACATAACCAGTTTCCGCAATCCAGCGAATTTTACCACGAGCCACCACTTCAATTAAGATTTTGTAACCCAAAGGATTAAGAGTGATTTGCGTCACACAGCGACGGCGGACTAAAAAATAACCACTCATCGGATCGGAAATCCGACCCAGAACACCCGGTAAAATAATTAAACCGACCATTTGTGCGCCGCGAGACAAAAACCGCCTGATGAAACTCCATTCACTAACTCCGCCTCCTTCCACATGGCGACTAGCTAGCGCCAAATCTGCACCAGATTCGATTTCTTGCCAAAGTTTAAGTAACACTTGAGGTGGATGTTGTAAGTCAGCGTCAATAACTCCTAAAATTTCACCTGTAGCAGCTTGCCAACCGCGAATAACGGCAGTAGAAAGTCCTCTTTCTTTGGTGCGACGCATTACTCGCAGTTGGGGATATTGAGGAATTAGTTCCTGGGCTACTTTCCAAGTTTTGTCAGGACTATTGTCATCAACCACAATTAATTCATAAGCTTCCGGCAGAGTAGCATCAAGCAACTGTGAGAGAATAGCGATCGCTGCTTTGATATTCTTCGCTTCGTTATATGTAGGTAGCACCAGCGATAAGCGCATTTTGCTAGTAACTGCTAGCTCAGAAATTTCTAGAATACCAGAGGGAACGGGCAATAATGAATGTGGTTGGTTAAAAGTCATGGAATCCTTGAGATAAAAGCGAGATCCGCACCATAATTAATTTTTATTTACCGAAATATTTTTCCTGACCTAGAAAACTACTTTTCAGTGAAATTTTTTGTCTCAACTGAGAAGTTTTCTGCTTGAATAATAAACAAAGATCCTAAACCACAATTGTCTAACCAAATTGCTTAAGTTGCAAGTTACCCTACTGATAAGTTAGTGGCTATGTCCCTTGATTCTGAGCAAATTGAGCTTAGTATTGTAGTTCCCGTCTATAACGAGGAACAAAATCTAGATTGCTTGTTCGAGCGACTAGAATCAGTTCTGGAACCAATGAAAGTTAGCTATGAAATTGTCTGCGTAAACGATGGTAGTCAAGATAATACTATCGAGTATTTAATCGCCCATCACCAGCGCAACTCAGCAATTAAAGTCATTAACTTTTCCCGGAACTTTGGTAAAGAAATCGCTCTTAGTGCAGGATTAGACTACAGTAGCGGTGCAGCCGTAATTCCCATTGATGCCGATTTGCAAGATCCGCCAGAATTAATTAAACAATTAGTGGACAAATGGCATGAAGGTTACGATGTAGTTTATGCCACCAGGCGATCGCGCAACGAAGAAAGCTTACTCAAACGCTTTACCGCCAATAATTTCTATCGAATAATTGCTAAAATGAGTCGCGTTCCTATCCCCGCTAATACAGGCGACTTTCGTTTAATGGATCGTAAAGTTGTCGAAGCAATTAAGCAAATGCCAGAGCGAACTCGCTTTATGAAAGGAATGTTTGCTTGGGTAGGTTTCAAACAAACTTCTGTCCTTTTCGAGCGCCCCAAACGTTACAAAGGTAAAACCACCTGGAATTACTGTAAACTCTGGAATTTTGCTATCGACGGGATCGCCTCATTTAGTATGATTCCTCTGAAAATTTGGAGCTATATTGGCATTCTAGTCTCTTTCCTCGCATTTTTATACGGTTCCTTTTTAATTATTAGTACCTTAATTTGGGGGATCGATGTACCTGGATATGCTTCAATCATGGTAGTAACACTATTTCTAGGCGGAATTCAGCTGATTAGTTTAGGCGCGATCGGTGAATATCTCAGTCGAGTTTACGAAGAAGTCAAAAGAAGACCGCTTTATTTAGTTCGAGAAAGTTATGGTTTCGCAAACGAACAGCTAGAAGAAACTACTCAGGAGACACTTTGATGTCCAAGTTTAAAAGTAGTATTTTAATTCTTACTATTATTTGTATTCTTGCTACAGCTTTAGGAATTTATCTCTTAGGTGGAATTAACCAAGAACAGTTAGAAAATTGGCTAGAAGAAGCAGGAATTTTAGCACCAATTATTTACATTGTCCTGTATACAATTGGAACTTTACTGATTTTGCCTTCCACACCCTTAAACCTCGCAGGTGGAGCAATTTTTGGTGCTTGGATGGGGACTTTATGGACGAGTCTAGCCGCAGTAATTGCCGCAGTAGTTGCATTTTCTTTTACGCGTAGCATCGGCAGAGAATTAATTGCCCAGAAACTTGCAGGAAAATGGGAAGCAATGGACGCAGAAATTCGTCAAGGTGGCTTATTTTATCTGTTCGCCATCCGACTATTACCAATTATTCCCTATGGTTTAGTTAACTTTGCTGCTGGCTTAACGTCGATTCGTTTTCAAGATTATTTATGGGGAACAATTTTAGGAACAGTTCCCGGAGTTTTACCTTTTGTAACCATTGGGAGTTCGGGAATTAAAGCGATGCAAACAGGAGATGTACTTCCTTTATTAGGCGCTTTAGCTTTAACAGGAATCCTGGTTGCAGGTGCTACTTGGTATCGTCGTCGTCGTCAATTTCCCCAAAAAGTTTTAGCAGAAACCCAGCACTCGAACTCAGTTCAACGTCCTCAAGAGCGATCGCGCGATTTGCCAGATAGTGAAGAACTAAATAAATAGCGAGCCCAAAAATAACAATGGAAAAAGTGCAAACATTTAACTATATTTATCCTTCTAAATGGTGGCGAATTTTAGTAATCTTTCTCTTAGTGATAGGTATTTTATTTCGAGTCGTCAACATCGAGAAAAAAGTTTATTGGGGTGACGAAGCTGCTGGTTCATATCGGATTGCAGGCTATAAATCAAAAGAATTTCAAGAATTTGCTATGCAGGGACAGGTAATGAGTCCCGAAGAATTACAGAAATATCAACGTCCCAACTCCAAAAAAAACTTACGTGACGCGATAAATGCTTTAGTTGGACACCCCGAACATCCGCCCTTATACTACTTAATAGCTCGATTTTGGATGCAGCTATTGGGTGATGCTGTTATCACACCAAGAAGTTTGTCTGTTTTATTCAGCTTTTTGGTATTTCCTTGCATTTATTTTTTATGTTTGGAATTGTTTGCGTTGCCGTCAGTAGCTTTAATGGCGCTTGCGCTTGTAGCTGTATCTCCTTTTCAAATTCTTTATGCTCAGGAAGCACGTCAGTATAGTCTTTGGATAGCTACAATTTTACTATCAAGTTGGGCATTGCTAAGAGCGATGCGTATCAACACCAAGTTCACTTGGATTATTTACGCAATCACCCTAGCACTAGGACTTTATACATCGCTACTTTCTATTTTAGTTGCCCTAGCACAAGGTATATATATCTTTTTTCTGGAAAGCTTTCGATTTAGTCAAAAACTGAGCGCTTATCTCTTAGCTTCTTTAGCAGGAATGCTTCTGTTTTTACCTTGGATTTTGGTGATTATTTTTGCCGAAGAAGAAAATACTGGTTGGACAAAAAAACCTGCACCTATTTCTGCATTAGGTAAAACTTGGATTTTTCATCTTAACTCAATTTTTATTGATTTTAATTTAACTTTCAGGAATAAATATTTATTACTTTATTTAGCAGTTATCCTCTTCATCGGATATGCTTTCTACTTTCTCTGGGAGCGGACACCGAAGCGAACTTGGTTGTTTGTCTGGATGTTAGCAGCAGTAACTTTCTTAGCATTAGCAATCCCAGACGTAATTATGGGAGGACAACGTTCAACTATCTTTCGCTATTTACTACCTAGTTTTGTTAGTATTCAAATAGCAGTGGCTTATCTATTAGCTACTAAAATTACCTTTGATTTTAGACAAAAATGGAAATCGATCTTCTGGAAATTGCTCGCAGTTACGATCATTTTTGCCGGAACTTTATCGTGTTTTCAAGTGATTCAAGCCGAAGCTTGGTGGAACAAATACCGAGAATATTATCATTACCAGATAGCAAAAGTTGTGAATCAAGCAGAACGATCGCTGGTTATTTGTGCTTGGTTTGACTGCATGACTCTCAGTCATGTTGTAGATTCTAACGTAGGACTTCAAGATATCCGTAACCTGAAAAAATTAGATCGAGTAGGCAATTCTTTTAGCGAATTATTCGTCTACAAGTCGAAAGTTTCCTTAGAACAATTGTTGAAAAATAAGCTTAATTATGAAATTGAGTATACTTATTATTGGCAAAAGGAATTAACTCCCACCGATTCAGCTAGTGCGACACTTTGGCAACTCAAGAAAAAAAATTAGTTAACTGAGATTTTATTTAATAGAGGTAAGAAAAATGTTTGCCTGTTTACCACTAATTTGCTTAATTATTTTCTGGCTAATTTTCTGGAGTCCAGAAAAAGACTGGCGTAGTGCTAGCTTAACAGCAGCAGTTGTTTGGGGAGTATTGCTTGCCGCCTTTACTGAAATCTTAAGTTTGTTTAAATTTTTAACCTTTAGTTCAGTTTTAGCTTTGTGGCTTTTAACTCTCATTACTGGGGGTTTTATTTATTATCGACTCATCAAACAAAAACAGCGATCGCTAAAAGTTCCTCCTCTTCCCAAAATTTCTCCAGCTAACCTGGTTTTACTAGGAGGTGTAGCTGCGATCGTCGCTACAGTGGGTTTAATTGCAGTAGTAGCACCACCTAATACTTGGGATTCAATGACTTATCACATGAGTCGCGTAGTTCATTGGATACAAAACCGCAGCGTCGCCCATTATCCTACTTATAACTTACCCCAGTTGTTTCATCCACCCTTTGCCGAGTATATCATTATGCACTTGCAGATTCTCAGTAGCGGCGATCGCTGGGCTAACTTGGTGCAATGGTTTAGTATGCTTGGTAGTATTCTTGGTGTATCTTTAATCGCTAAACAGCTTGGTGCAAATAAAAACGGACAAATTTTTGCTGCTGTTTTTTGTGCGACAATTCCTATGGGAATTCTCCAAAGTTCTAGCACTCAAAATGATTATGCAGTTACATTTTGGTTAGTTTGTCTAGCTCACTATATCCTCCTGGGATTATCAAAACAAAAACCTCGCACTGTTACCTTATTAGGTATTGGTGCTAGTGTCGGATTAGCCGTTTTAACTAAAAGTTCAGGTTACATTTTTGCCTTTCCTTTTCTCCTCTGGTTTTTTCTCGCTAAAATAAATCACCTTCGTTGGCAGTTGTGGAAACCAATTTTTATTGTCACCGCCGTATATTTTAGTTTAAATTTAGGTCATTACTTCCGAAATCTAGATTTATTTGCTACTCCTTTAGGAACTCCAGACAACTTTGCCGTTGACTATAAAATGGAAATATATACCTTGCCAGCTTTTATTTCTAATCTAATTAGAAATCTTGCCTTTCATAACGATATAGTTAGATATCTAGGCTTAGAAGAATGGATTACTCCCCTGACAGGTAAAGTTGCTAAATTAATCGCTATTATTCACTCATTTCTCGGATTAGCAATTGACGACCCTCGTATAACTGCACCTGCTGGATATAGCGTTCCCGGAATATCATTTGATGAAAATACAGCAGGAAATCCCCTCCATTTTTTGTTAATCTGTGGAGCCATTAGCTTGTTGCTTATTTTCCCCAAAATAAACCACAAAAAAAGAGTATTTTGCTATTTAGTTACCTTAATAGCCGGCTTGTTTCTTTTTTCTTTTCTCTTAAAAATTCAATATTATCATCCTCGTCATCATCTCATACTTTTTGTCCTCTTTTCCTCCTTCGTAGGTTTAGTTTTTGAGAAAATCTTCCATCGGAACTTACTTACAGTTATAGCTGTAGTGCTTATCGTTACATCTTTACCTTGGGTTTTTCAAAATAAATTTCGTCCAATTTTCGCAGAAACCAATATATTTAATACTAGCAGGACAGCACTTTATTTTCTGAACAGACCACAGTTAGAAGAACCTTACTCATCAGCAGTTGAATATATCAAACGCCAAGAATGTTTTGATATCGGTTTATCTTTGGGAACGGGTGTAACAGTGGGTAATCGCTATTGGGAATATCCCTTATGGGTACTGTTTCAAAAAAATAACAATAACACCTATCGACTAGAAAATATTCAACCAGAAAATATTTCTGTTACTAAATCAGAAAGCTACCCCCATAACCAGTTTTCACCTTGTGCTATTATTTCTATTAAAGATAAAAAACTTCAAGAAAAGCAAGTAGAAAATCTTGTAATTAAAGGCGAGACTTATAAGACTGAATGGTCGGCATCGGAAGATTATCTTCGGATATTACTTAAACAATAGTATAATATAAAAATCTTAGTTTGTTAAATCAATTATCCTGGCGAAACTAACTATGAACCTACCTCAATTCATTGTTTTAGGCGGACATAAATGCGGTACTTCGTCTTTGCATTCTTATTTAGATCAGCATCCGGAAATTTATCTACCTGCGATTAAAGGAATAGACTTTTTTAGTCGAGAAGGAAATCCAGGTCAAAGAATAACTACAATTGAGGAATATCAAGCTTTATATCAGGATAAAAGCCAAGAACAAATTGCAGGTGAAGTTTCCAGTGTTTACTTGAATTCACCAAAGGCTTGTCGAACAATTAAGAAATATGTGCCAGATGCTAAACTGATAGTCGTACTCAGAAATCCAATTGACAGAGCTTTTTCTCATTTCAATGTACTCAAAGAAACTAAAAAACGCGAAAGAGATTTTCAAGAAATTTTTACCGAAAAAAAAGTTAAGAAAAATGGATTTTATGCAGCTCCATTAAAAATGTATTTAGGAGAATTTGGCAGAGAGCAATTTAAGTTTTTCTTATTTGATTCCTTGACGAAAAATCAACAAGAGTTTTTTGCTGATTTTTTTGAGTTTATTGGTGTTGATGCCAGCTTTATGCCAGACACATCCTTAATTTTGCGTAAAGGAGGAAAAATTAAATATAATAAAATTGAACGAGTATTTCAACAAAATAATTCACTCAAAAAAATCTTAAAATTTGTAGTTAAGCCTTTTACAACCCCCAAACAAAGACTTGATTTATCGGTAAAAATGCAGAATGCTTTTACTAAAAGAATTCAGATGCCGTCAGATATTCGCAAACAGTTAACCGAACTTTATCGAGAAGATATTTTGCAAGTACAAGATTTGCTAGAAATCGATCTTTCTCATTGGTTAAAAGCTAGTTCTAAATAATAATTAATTAGCGGCGATAAGTTACTTTTTATGCTGTTTTAAAAGATACATTTCGCCAAACCACGCTAACCCTGCTCCGCTAGCTTCAGCTAAGATACTAATTAGGCGATATAAGGCAACAGCACCTAAAATTGTCCCACTAGCAAATTCTTCTTGAAGTAAGGCTAGGGCTGTAGCTTCAAAAACACCAATTCCACCGGGCGCACCAGGTACAACTAAACCTAGTAACCAAGCGAGACTAAATGCACCAAGTAACAAGAAAATTTTGCTTGGGTTAATAGTAGTTAAAGCTAGCACAGTTAAGAGAAAACCCGCACCTCGCAAACAAACAAAAATCAACTCTCCTATTAGTGGACGCACCGGATATTTTTCAATTCGGAAATCAGTTTTTTTCTCGTCAACTGTTGGTGTTTTTTTGAGTTTTAATCGGCTAACTTTTTTAATGACTGGATTTAATAACCTGGGATGAATGGCAGCAAAAATAACTGCTAAACTCGCTAATTGTAAGAACCAATTTTCTGAATTAACAGTTAATAAAGCGATTAAAAGTGCTGCTGCTGCCATTAATAATGGTTCGAGAACAACACTAACTGTAGCTGCGGCGAAAGAGATATTGGCTGCCGTTGCTGCTAAAATTCTGCCGGAAAAATGCCAAACATTTCCTGGTAAATATTTAGCAATATTGGTTTTCAAGAAAACTATAATTGCCCAGGGAATGCTGACAGGTTGTTGGAATTCTTTTAAGATGGAAAACCATACCCAACCACACCAAGTATGCGCGATTAAAGTTACTATTAATGCTAAACTTAAATAAAGCCAGCCTTGGCTATGAAAACGGATGGCGAGAACTTCTTGCCAATGGCTTTTTAGAGCTTGAATTAAGAAAAATAAGGTTGCTCCTAAAATTAACCAACGTAGATAAGGTTTGAGACGAAAAATAATTTGCGGCATAAATAATTAAAATTTTTCAGGTATCGAGCTCGAATATTCTAGTTTGAGATTAAAGGTGCAACTACAAGCATAGCAGGAAAATAATTATGATATTATTTAGGAATAAAAAGATTTTTTGAGATTCTATGAAAACTAAATCGCTTAACTCTATTCTGAATTATGCTTTAGATGGAGGAGATTTATCGCCCGAAGAAGGCGTTTTGCTTTTACAGCAAAATGAACCTGCGGTAAGAGAAGCTATTCGCGAGACTGCTGATGAGTTGCGCCGACGACAAGCAGGAGATACAGTGACTTATGTAGTTAATCGCAATATCAATTTTACGAATATTTGCGAGCAACATTGTAGCTTTTGTGCGTTTCGTCGCGATGGAGATGAAGCGGGGGCTTATTGGTTAGAAACTGAGCAAATTTTAGCGAAAGCAGCCGATGCAGTTAGTCGGGGTGCGACGGAAATTTGTATGCAGGGTGGGCTGAATTTGTCGGCGAAAATTAATGATGCTAGTTTGTCTTATTATCTGCGTTTGGTAGAAATAATTAAAAGGGAATTTCCCCAGTTACATTTGCACGCTTTTTCTCCCCAGGAAGTGCAGTTTATTGCTAGGGAAGATAAGATTAGTTATGCAGAAGTTATTGCGGCTTTGCGAGATGCGGGAGTTAATTCGATGCCCGGAACTGCGGCAGAAGTGTTAGATGATAGTGTAAGAAAGGTGTTGTGTCCGGAAAAGATTAAGACAGCTACTTGGTTGGAAATTGTCGAAACTGCACATCAATTGGGCGTACCCACAACAAGTACAATGTTGTCAGGACATATCGAGACAGCGCAGCAACAGATGGTACATTTAGAAAGGCTGCGATCGCTGCAACAAACTGCTATCAAAAAAGGATATCCTGCCCGCTTTACTGAGTTTATCCTCTTACCTTTTGTAGGACAAGAAGCGCCGAAACCTTTACGTCGTCGGGTAGGTAGAGATCAACCGATTCTCGCTGATAGTTTATTATTAACCGCAGTTGCACGTATTTTCCTCGGTAATTGGATCGTAAATCATCAACCGAGTTGGGTCAAACTAGGATTAGCAGGTGCAACGGAAGCTTTGCGGTGGGGTTGTAACGACATTGGTGGGACACTGATGGAAGAACATATTACCACAATGGCAGGGGCAAAAGGCGGTACTTGTATGGAACCAGAAAGATTACAACAAGCGATTACTTCCCGAGGACGAGCTTACCAAGAAAGGAATACATTGTATCAAGCGATCGCTGTGAAATCGCCGACACGAGTGTAAAATTTAGGCAGCGCGATCGGTCAAACTAAAATTACAGTTTCTACAAAAGCAAACCGCTAAAATTTTTGGCTGAAATAAATAAAAAATCAAACTTTTTTGGGTGCGAAGACAGCCCAATAATAAGAAAATGCAAGATTGGTGGCAAAAACAGTTTCCTCAAGGTCGTCAATACCTGAAAATTACCGATGCTAGGGGTAATCCTGTGCAAATTGCTTACGGCGAAAAAGGTAGAGGAAAACCGTTAATTTTTGTTCATGGATTAGGAATTTGGAGTATTAGTTGGCAACACAATATTGACTTTTTTGCTCAATACTACCGCGTGATTTGCTTCGATCTTAAAGGCTATGGCTTTTCTGATAAACCAGCTTATCCCGATAAATCTGGTTATAAAATAATCGAACTAGAACGCATTTTAGCAGCCTTAGAAATCAAAGCGGCGGCGGTTGTAACTGAGTCAGTTTGGGGTGCAGTGGGTTTAGCAGTGGCTGAAGAGAAACCAGAATTGATCGATCGCTTAATAGTCATTGGTGGGACGATTTTCCCGAAAAAACTGCCGAATATAGGGTTAAAAATTATGGCAGTTATACCCTTAAGTTTAGTTAGAATTATCGATATCTTGCGCTTGCCGAAAATTTTAGCACCACTGACGCGCTGGAATTTACGCCAAATTCGTAGTGAAGTAGTTGTCAGAGGAGAAATTCCCCCAGAAGATGTGTATTGGCAAGCTTATCCTTATATTAATTTTCTCCATGCGTCAACAAGGTTAGTAATCGATGTTAAGCAAGCTGCGGCAGAAATTAGCTGCTTGCAGCAACAAAAACCTTGTCTGTTAAGCAAAATTCAAGACAAACTAGAAACAATTACTTGTCCGACATTGGTACTTTGGGGTGCGAAGGATCGTTGGTTTCCCGTAACTGAGGCGAGAAAACTAGACGATCGCTTGCCAAACTCTCGCTTAAAGATTATCCCCGATTGCGGACATGATGTCAGCGCCGACTGTCCCGACGAAATGAATCAAATTTTGCTGGAGTTTCTCCAAGATACGGATTATTGACCTTCCACAAGTGGTAAATTGGCAATGGTGCTGGCTAAGGTTGAGTAAATGTTTAAGAAAAAACGCAAGAAGCATCTTTGGTTTGTTTCGACTTTAGTATTGCTGTGTTTGGGTGGTGGTGCGGCGGCTTATTGGTGGCAAAATCAAGAAGAGTCGATCGCGATCGAGGTTTCTGCTGCGGATGAGTTAATTCCCCAAGAAGCAGTTTTCGTGGCTTCTATTTCGACTAATTCCCGGCAATGGCAGCAAATTCGGGAATTGGGA contains these protein-coding regions:
- a CDS encoding glycosyltransferase — its product is MTFNQPHSLLPVPSGILEISELAVTSKMRLSLVLPTYNEAKNIKAAIAILSQLLDATLPEAYELIVVDDNSPDKTWKVAQELIPQYPQLRVMRRTKERGLSTAVIRGWQAATGEILGVIDADLQHPPQVLLKLWQEIESGADLALASRHVEGGGVSEWSFIRRFLSRGAQMVGLIILPGVLGRISDPMSGYFLVRRRCVTQITLNPLGYKILIEVVARGKIRWIAETGYVFQERHAGESKVTWKQYVEYLQHLLRLRFSLWPLRRFFRFGVVGFSGVFVDLAVFFLLRELIGLGLTRSAILSAEVAIINNFFGNDLWTFGDISRQQRGWQKRSKRLLKFNLICLSGLTLNVLLVNLLFNVFGFNEYLAKLVAIAAVTLWNFWFNLKLSWRVTDSGM
- a CDS encoding TVP38/TMEM64 family protein, whose protein sequence is MSKFKSSILILTIICILATALGIYLLGGINQEQLENWLEEAGILAPIIYIVLYTIGTLLILPSTPLNLAGGAIFGAWMGTLWTSLAAVIAAVVAFSFTRSIGRELIAQKLAGKWEAMDAEIRQGGLFYLFAIRLLPIIPYGLVNFAAGLTSIRFQDYLWGTILGTVPGVLPFVTIGSSGIKAMQTGDVLPLLGALALTGILVAGATWYRRRRQFPQKVLAETQHSNSVQRPQERSRDLPDSEELNK
- a CDS encoding ArnT family glycosyltransferase, translated to MFACLPLICLIIFWLIFWSPEKDWRSASLTAAVVWGVLLAAFTEILSLFKFLTFSSVLALWLLTLITGGFIYYRLIKQKQRSLKVPPLPKISPANLVLLGGVAAIVATVGLIAVVAPPNTWDSMTYHMSRVVHWIQNRSVAHYPTYNLPQLFHPPFAEYIIMHLQILSSGDRWANLVQWFSMLGSILGVSLIAKQLGANKNGQIFAAVFCATIPMGILQSSSTQNDYAVTFWLVCLAHYILLGLSKQKPRTVTLLGIGASVGLAVLTKSSGYIFAFPFLLWFFLAKINHLRWQLWKPIFIVTAVYFSLNLGHYFRNLDLFATPLGTPDNFAVDYKMEIYTLPAFISNLIRNLAFHNDIVRYLGLEEWITPLTGKVAKLIAIIHSFLGLAIDDPRITAPAGYSVPGISFDENTAGNPLHFLLICGAISLLLIFPKINHKKRVFCYLVTLIAGLFLFSFLLKIQYYHPRHHLILFVLFSSFVGLVFEKIFHRNLLTVIAVVLIVTSLPWVFQNKFRPIFAETNIFNTSRTALYFLNRPQLEEPYSSAVEYIKRQECFDIGLSLGTGVTVGNRYWEYPLWVLFQKNNNNTYRLENIQPENISVTKSESYPHNQFSPCAIISIKDKKLQEKQVENLVIKGETYKTEWSASEDYLRILLKQ
- a CDS encoding glycosyltransferase family 2 protein, with product MSLDSEQIELSIVVPVYNEEQNLDCLFERLESVLEPMKVSYEIVCVNDGSQDNTIEYLIAHHQRNSAIKVINFSRNFGKEIALSAGLDYSSGAAVIPIDADLQDPPELIKQLVDKWHEGYDVVYATRRSRNEESLLKRFTANNFYRIIAKMSRVPIPANTGDFRLMDRKVVEAIKQMPERTRFMKGMFAWVGFKQTSVLFERPKRYKGKTTWNYCKLWNFAIDGIASFSMIPLKIWSYIGILVSFLAFLYGSFLIISTLIWGIDVPGYASIMVVTLFLGGIQLISLGAIGEYLSRVYEEVKRRPLYLVRESYGFANEQLEETTQETL
- a CDS encoding sulfotransferase domain-containing protein, coding for MNLPQFIVLGGHKCGTSSLHSYLDQHPEIYLPAIKGIDFFSREGNPGQRITTIEEYQALYQDKSQEQIAGEVSSVYLNSPKACRTIKKYVPDAKLIVVLRNPIDRAFSHFNVLKETKKRERDFQEIFTEKKVKKNGFYAAPLKMYLGEFGREQFKFFLFDSLTKNQQEFFADFFEFIGVDASFMPDTSLILRKGGKIKYNKIERVFQQNNSLKKILKFVVKPFTTPKQRLDLSVKMQNAFTKRIQMPSDIRKQLTELYREDILQVQDLLEIDLSHWLKASSK
- a CDS encoding PEP-CTERM sorting domain-containing protein (PEP-CTERM proteins occur, often in large numbers, in the proteomes of bacteria that also encode an exosortase, a predicted intramembrane cysteine proteinase. The presence of a PEP-CTERM domain at a protein's C-terminus predicts cleavage within the sorting domain, followed by covalent anchoring to some some component of the (usually Gram-negative) cell surface. Many PEP-CTERM proteins exhibit an unusual sequence composition that includes large numbers of potential glycosylation sites. Expression of one such protein has been shown restore the ability of a bacterium to form floc, a type of biofilm.) — encoded protein: MKSNLSKLVGAAVLAAGLTLASSSAANAANLDFSFDQFTGDAAEVDISVSDTADGLGEGDLLFTVKVGEGYIADITGLYFNISDDSLLSGLSVAGLNGVDISATEFNANSVSKVGGQYNNLNGGGRNRGDDVAFDIGVAFGGGGASPGDDYQEASFILSHNSTNLTLSQFSLQDFGVRLKSVGANREGSSKLLGTSTEYVAEVPETPETPETPETPETPYTPPQSVPEPGMTGALGLLAIGGLCYRKRNRKS
- a CDS encoding glycosyltransferase family 39 protein gives rise to the protein MEKVQTFNYIYPSKWWRILVIFLLVIGILFRVVNIEKKVYWGDEAAGSYRIAGYKSKEFQEFAMQGQVMSPEELQKYQRPNSKKNLRDAINALVGHPEHPPLYYLIARFWMQLLGDAVITPRSLSVLFSFLVFPCIYFLCLELFALPSVALMALALVAVSPFQILYAQEARQYSLWIATILLSSWALLRAMRINTKFTWIIYAITLALGLYTSLLSILVALAQGIYIFFLESFRFSQKLSAYLLASLAGMLLFLPWILVIIFAEEENTGWTKKPAPISALGKTWIFHLNSIFIDFNLTFRNKYLLLYLAVILFIGYAFYFLWERTPKRTWLFVWMLAAVTFLALAIPDVIMGGQRSTIFRYLLPSFVSIQIAVAYLLATKITFDFRQKWKSIFWKLLAVTIIFAGTLSCFQVIQAEAWWNKYREYYHYQIAKVVNQAERSLVICAWFDCMTLSHVVDSNVGLQDIRNLKKLDRVGNSFSELFVYKSKVSLEQLLKNKLNYEIEYTYYWQKELTPTDSASATLWQLKKKN